A DNA window from Helianthus annuus cultivar XRQ/B chromosome 15, HanXRQr2.0-SUNRISE, whole genome shotgun sequence contains the following coding sequences:
- the LOC110914070 gene encoding uncharacterized protein LOC110914070: protein MNTEWEEEADDPTYKGESTVFSRLPPEHEAYKPTKRAGYNRKAEHDYTLSYRPEDMAENSKFIREIACAAIDKTKLPHNVGKYNGLTDPDDHLQVFKGAGATGGWNLPTWCHLFAQTFVGAARIWFDNLPAGKIKSWVDFREKFLAHFSQQRRQARDPGDCLNIWRKDYESVEDFITRYNKECLEIGDIPEKMMRAHFMRAVKCDDLVKRIKGRDGGPKDWETFIEAAKTIAQTDRQLTGDDHHTGHLTDDCFSLKQEIERALRDGKLGHLVKGGKRDYRQIQRRDEGPDNKKLRKLETHMVQGGPRRTRKNYNKRAQDDSWREKQVVFPVVRGGPREKRPIVIPGVIGHYQTDYIFIDPGSTADIIYEQCFNQFDQEDKARLEPVDYPLTGFCNEAVFPLGQISFPVLLSDGRNSRTEEVTFMVLPAHSRHDILLGRESQGDFSMICSAPHSAIGFPTETGIALIYASKEVLATDEIRPAKASKPAPRIEAEKWVLNSAYPEQTVTLGPAMSDLTRAALKKLLHDNMDVFAWTPADMVGVPRHIAEHRLNVSEDAKPVVHAKRHLGDIKHDAMKEQVLELLNAGIIREVRYQTWVASPVMVKKPNGSWRMCVDYKDLNKACPRDCYALPDIDEKIDSLATFRWKCFLDCYKGYHQVQMAVQDEDKTAFRTPTGLYCYTKMSFGLKNAGATYQRLMNETFSDAIGKYIEVYMDDLVIMSKEESAMLANIQKTFNTLRSVSIKLNPAKCSFGMEEGKFLGFIVTKDGFKVNPEKVQAIERMPSPANVKDMQKLAGRLAALNRFLANHAAKSFPFIKTLRNCMKKNQFQWTPEAENAFREMKDCLIKLPTLTAPHKGEPLVLYLSASDKAVGAVLLVDRQGVQTPVYYVSRTLTDPETRYAIMEKLVLALIHASRRLRRYFANHVIHVLTNYNIGNILARPEVSGRLAKWAIELGGHNVVFRPRPSIKGQVLADFRVNSQNDFMTEVPDDKDRECKAMEKAEKKQTEEPWLLYTDGASNEDGAGAGLRLISPDKHEFTYAIRLDFKSTNNEAEYEAFLAGLRLAIKMGVRHIEAHVDSMLVAGQINGQYEAKGDIMALYLNQAKTLLQTFYSYKVHHINRSENKPADALSKLASTSFQHLAKDVRIEVLNNPSVPLREVSVIQTGTTSWMTPIIMYLQSGVLPENKAEARKIQYKSEHYQMADGILYRKSYLGPLLRCVDADDANYLIREVHEGICGIHAGPRMVVAKVMNAGYYWPGMHLDAVKELRKCSGCQRHAPKTMRPKNELVPVTTVWPFQQWGIDMVGPFPEAPGAVKFIIVALDYFTKWVEAKALASTTSAVVKRFIWEQIICRFGLPLRIITDNGTNFAGDDLERWFKELNIEHTFSSVAHPQGNGQVEAVNKSIVDGIKARLGEKRQERRIDLDLLEERREMAAINEAKYKSKLEKYYNSRVRICTFNPGDYVLRDNEASNAEKPGKLAPKWEGPYIIDEVLGKGAYKLRTMNDKEVPRTWNAQQLRKCYI, encoded by the exons ATGAACACGGAATGGGAAGAGGAGGCAGACGACCCAACTTACAAAGGGGAGTCCACAGTGTTTAGCAGACTTCCTCCGGAACACGAAGCATACAAACCAACCAAGCGCGCGGGGTACAACCGCAAAGCAGAGCATGATTACACCTTGAGCTATCGTCCTGAGGACATGGCTGAAAATTCCAAATTCATTCGAGAAATCGCGTGCGCGGCCATCGACAAAACGAAATTACCACACAACGTGGGTAAATACAACGGGTTGACGGACCCAGACGATCACCTCCAGGTGTTTAAAGGTGCAGGAGCAACAGGCGGATGGAACCTACCAACATGGTGCCACCTGTTTGCTCAGACATTCGTTGGCGCGGCGCGCATTTGGTTCGACAACTTACCGGCTGGCAaaatcaaatcatgggtcgaTTTCCGAGAGAAGTTCCTGGCACACTTCTCTCAGCAGCGAAGACAAGCCAGAGATCCGGGTGATTGTCTGAACATATGGAGAAAAGACTATGAAAGCGTAGAAGATTTCATTACAAGGTATAACAAAGAATGTCTAGAGATCGGAGACATACCAGAGAAAATGATGCGCGCACACTTCATGCGAGCGGTCAAGTGCGACGATCTGGTTAAAAGAATCAAAGGGCGAGATGGAGGACCCAAAGactgggaaaccttcattgaagCGGCCAAGACTATTGCGCAGACAGACAGGCAACTGACCGGTGACGATCACC atACGGGCCACTTGACCGATGACTGCTTTAGCTTAAAGCAAGAAATCGAAAGAGCCCTACGAGACGGAAAGCTCGGTCACTTAGTCAAGGGAGGAAAGCGCGATTACCGCCAGATACAACGAAGAGATGAAGGTCCAGACAACAAGAAGCTCAGAAAGCTAGAAACCCATATGGTGCAAGGAGGTCCACGGCGAACAAGAAAAAACTACAACAAGCGCGCGCAGGATGATTCATGGCGCGAGAAGCAAGTGGTGTTCCCAGTTGTCAGGGGAGGCCCAAGAGAAAAGCGGCCAATAGTCATCCCAGGGGTGATCGGCCACTACCAAACAGATTACATCTTTATCGATCCCGGGAGCACCGCGGACATCATATATGAAcagtgcttcaatcaatttgaccaagaGGATAAGGCGCGCCTAGAACCAGTCGATTACccactaactggtttctgcaacgaggCCGTCTTTCCCCTAGGACAAATATCATTCCCAGTGTTGCTTTCCGATGGAAGAAATTCGAGAACCGAAGAAGTCACATTCATGGTACTACCGGCACATTCAAGACATGACATCCTCCTaggaagagaatcccaaggagatttcagcaTGATCTGTTCCGCACCACATTCTGCCATAGGTTTTCCAACCGAAACAGGCATCGCGTTGATATACGCAAGCAAAGAAGTGCTAGCAACAGATGAAATCAGACCGGCAAAAGCAAGCAAGCCTGCACCGCGCATagaggcagaaaaatgggtattgaatAGCGCGTACCCAGAACAAACAGTCACTCTGGGGCCCGCAATGTCTGATCTAACGCGCGCGGCGCTAAAGAAATTACTGCATGACaacatggacgtgttcgcctggacaccggcTGATATGGTTGGCGTTCCACGGCATATAGCAGAACACCGTCTAAACGTCTCCGAAGATGCCAAGCCAGTGGTACACGCCAAACGCCACCTAGGCGATATCAAACATGATGCAATGAAAGAACAAGTGTTGGAACTGCTAAACGCAGGAATCATCAGGGAAGTCCGGTACCAAACATGGGTAGCAAGCCCAGTAATGGTAAAGAAACCGAATGGTAgttggagaatgtgtgtcgactacaaggatctgaacaaagcatgtcccCGTGACTGCTACGCTTTACCAGACATAGACGAGAAGATAGATTCTTTGGCAACGTTTCGGTGGAAATGTTTtctggattgctacaaaggataccaccAGGTCCAGATGGCTGTTCAAGACGAAgataaaaccgcattccgcacaCCAACGGGGTTATACTGCTACACCAAGATGTCGTTCGGCTTAAAGAATGCAGGTGCTACGTACCAACGGTTGATGAACGAAACATTCAGTGACGCCATTGGTAAATACATCGAAGTGTACATGGATGATCTGGTAATCATGAGCAAGGAGGAGAGCGCGATGCTGGCAAATATCCAGAAGACCTTCAACACGCTGCGCAGCGTAAGCATCAAACTGAATCCAGCAAAGTGCTCATTCGgaatggaagaaggaaagttttTGGGCTTCATAGTCACTAAAGATGGTTTTAAGGTGAACCCAGAAAAGGTCCAGGCCATAGAAAGGATGCCTTCACCAGCAAACGTCAAAGACATGCAAAAGCTTGCAGGACGATTGGCAGCACTCAATCGGTTCCTAGCTAACCATGCTGCAAAATCCTTCCCATTCATCAAGACCTTGCGCAACTGCATGAAGAAAAACCAGTTccaatggactccggaagcagaaaatgcgttccgcgagatgaaagactgTCTAATCAAGctgccaactctaaccgcaccacacAAAGGAGAACCTTTGGTCCTGTACCTCTCAGCTTCCGACAAGGCAGTCGGAGCCGTACTACTTGTTGATCGTCAAGGTGTCCAAACGCCTGTGTATTATGTATCTAGAACCTTGACCGACCCAGAAACCAGATACGCAATCATGGAAAAGCTTGTCCTTGCACTGATTCACGCGTCAAGAAGGCTGCGCAGATATTTCGCCAATCACGTCATTCACGTGCTAACAAACTACAATATTGGGAATATCCTAGCAAGGCCAGAAGTATCAGGAAGGTTGGCCAAATGGGCGATAGAGTTGGGGGGACACAACGTCGTTTTCAGACCACGTCCATCGATCAAGGGCCAAGTATTGGCAGATtttagagttaatagccaaaatg ATTTTATGACAGAAGTCCCAGACGACAAAGACAGAGAATGCAAGGCGATGGAGAAAGCTGAGAAAAAGCAAACAGAAGAGCCATGGCTGCTGTATACAGACGGTGCATCCAACGAAGATGGGGCAGGCGCGGGGCTACGGCTAATAAGCCCTGACAAACACGAGTTCACTTACGCCATACGCCTAGACTTCAAGAGCACAAATAACGAAGCAGAGTACGAAGCCTTTCTGGCCGGCTTGCGTTTGGCAATCAAAATGGGGGTCCGACACATCGAAGCACATGTGGACTCCATGTTAGTAGCAGGCCAAATCAATGGTCAATACGAAGCCAAGGGCGACATAATGGCACTCTATCTCAACCAAGCAAAGACGTTGCTGCAAACCTTCTATTCttacaaggtgcaccacataaaCCGCAGTGAAAACAAGCCGGCAGACGCCTTAAGCAAGCTTGCGTCAACAAGCTTCCAGCACCTAGCCAAAGACGTGCGCATAGAAGTTTTGAACAACCCATCTGTTCCACTCAGAGAAGTCAGCGTCATCCAAACAGGAACCACGTCCTGGATGACACCCATAATCATGTACTTACAGTCCGGGGTACTTCCAGAAAATAAAGCTGAGGCGCGGAAAATCCAGTATAAATCAGAACATTATCAGATGGCAGACGGGATACTATACCGAAAGTCATATCTCGGCCCGCTGCTAAGATGTGTTGATGCCGACGACGCAAATTATCTGATCCGGGAAGTACATGAAGGCATTTGTGGTATCCACGCCGGGCCGCGTATGGTAGTGGCAAAAGTAATGaacgccggttactactggcccgGAATGCATCTAGATGCCGTGAAGGAATTAAGGAAGTGCAGCGGCTGCCAGCGGCATGCACCAAAAACCATGCGCCCAAAAAACGAACTGGTACCAGTAACAACCGTAtggccctttcagcaatggggcatagacatggtggGCCCCTTCCCAGAAGCTCCGGGGGCAGTCAAGTTCATCATAGTCGCGTTagattacttcaccaagtgggtggaagcCAAGGCACTCGCATCAACCACGTCGGCAGTTGTTAAACGATTCATttgggaacaaatcatatgccgaTTCGGCCTACCACTCCGAATCATCACCGACAATGGAACAAACTTTGCAGGAGATGatctcgaacgatggttcaaggAACTAAATATCGAACATACCTTCTCGTCGGTCgcacatccgcaagggaatggtcaagtTGAGGCAGTCAACAAGAGCATCGTCGATGGCATAAAGGCAAGGCTCGGTGAAAAAAGAC aagaaaggaggatcgacctggaTCTCCTAGAGGAACGGAGGGAGATGGCAGCAATCAATGAAGCCAAATACAAATCAAAGCTTGAAAAGTATTACAACTCCCGAGTCCGGATCTGCACCTTCAACCCAGGTGATTATGTCTTAAGGGACAATGAAGCATCCAACGCAGAAAAACCGGGaaaactggctcccaaatgggaaggcccgtacATCATTGATGAGGTCCTCGGCAAGGGGGCATACAAGCTACGCACCATGaacgacaaagaggttccacgaacctggaatgccCAACAGTTACGAAAATGCTACATATAA